Within Thermodesulfovibrionales bacterium, the genomic segment TAGCCGTCCTGCCGCCCTCCCATGCCGATTATCATGTTTCTGAGGCTCTGGGCGCAGAAGTCCATGACCCAGCCCATCTCGACGCGGGTCGGGTCGATGTCGAGTCTCCTCATCTTCGTGAGCCGCTCCAGCTGCTCGTCATTATAATTGCGTTCATGCTGCATGCGCGCTGTCAACGCGACCATCGCCAGGTTATGGGCGTTCATGATGTCGTTGATATCGCCGGTGAGCCCCAGAGAGAACTCGGTCATCGGAATCAGGAGGGAGTTCCCTCCGCCGGCTGCCGTGCCCTTCACGTTCATCGTCGGACCGCCTGAGGGCTGGCGCAGCGCACCGCCGACGTTCACGCCGCGCTTGCCGAGACCTTCCATCAAGCCGCATGACGTGGTGCTCTTGCCTTCTCCGAGAGGGGTAGGGGTTATGGCCGTCACCTCGATATACTTGCCGTCGGGGTTGTTCTTGAGACGGTTGATGACCTTGAGGAAGTCGACCTTGGCGAGGCGACCCATCGGCAGCATTTCGTCCTTCTGCAGTCCCAGTCGGTCACGCCATTCTTCAGGGGTAGGCATCTTCTTTTCCGCTTCTTCGGAAATCTGCCAGTCAGCTAGTTTCGTCGCATCAAACGGCATCTTTGAATCCTCCTTCTTTCTCATGATGAAGTATCGTAGCCGAAGGCTCGGCCCGCGTTTAAGAACCGGATACGCTGTTATAAGCCATGCCGCAGAAACGACGCGACTCGTAACAGAATCTTATGGACCTTAAGAAACGGAGT encodes:
- a CDS encoding formate--tetrahydrofolate ligase; the protein is MPFDATKLADWQISEEAEKKMPTPEEWRDRLGLQKDEMLPMGRLAKVDFLKVINRLKNNPDGKYIEVTAITPTPLGEGKSTTSCGLMEGLGKRGVNVGGALRQPSGGPTMNVKGTAAGGGNSLLIPMTEFSLGLTGDINDIMNAHNLAMVALTARMQHERNYNDEQLERLTKMRRLDIDPTRVEMGWVMDFCAQSLRNMIIGMGGRQDG